A single region of the Clostridia bacterium genome encodes:
- a CDS encoding N-acetylmuramoyl-L-alanine amidase: MKKHIEFRINKSLAARLAACALAAFCVALCTLAAAKLSAARVGGTAKAYAPLILVDAGHGGEDGGASGAGGLLEKELNLDVALKLRDVLRLMGFRVRMTRETDVSLHTGEGKRKQSDLQTRVEAINAGDVDLCVSVHQNSYAGKGVARGAQVFCAPNGERSRAFAESVREALAELRKENARSVKTAGSSVYILNNAKNPAILVECGFLSDPLDALTLSKPESRAEIAFAIAKGVAEGFFGESMAERR; the protein is encoded by the coding sequence ATGAAAAAGCATATCGAATTCAGAATAAACAAATCCCTTGCCGCGCGGCTCGCGGCGTGCGCGCTCGCAGCGTTTTGCGTCGCGCTCTGCACGCTTGCAGCGGCGAAGCTTTCGGCCGCGCGCGTCGGCGGAACGGCGAAAGCATACGCTCCGCTCATCCTCGTTGACGCCGGACACGGCGGCGAAGACGGAGGCGCCTCCGGCGCAGGCGGACTGCTCGAGAAGGAGCTGAACCTCGACGTCGCCCTTAAGCTGCGCGACGTGCTGCGGCTGATGGGCTTCCGCGTGCGGATGACGCGCGAAACGGACGTTTCGCTCCACACCGGCGAGGGAAAGCGCAAACAGTCCGACCTTCAGACGCGAGTGGAAGCGATAAACGCCGGCGACGTCGACCTCTGCGTGAGCGTTCACCAGAACTCCTACGCCGGAAAGGGCGTCGCACGCGGCGCGCAGGTTTTCTGCGCTCCGAACGGCGAGCGCAGCCGCGCCTTCGCGGAAAGCGTGCGCGAAGCTCTCGCGGAACTGCGAAAAGAAAACGCCCGCAGCGTAAAGACCGCGGGCAGCTCCGTTTATATACTCAACAACGCAAAGAACCCCGCCATCCTCGTTGAATGCGGATTCCTCTCCGACCCGCTCGACGCGCTGACGCTCTCCAAACCGGAAAGCCGCGCCGAGATCGCTTTCGCGATCGCGAAGGGCGTCGCGGAGGGATTCTTCGGCGAAAGCATGGCTGAAAGGCGGTAA
- the radA gene encoding DNA repair protein RadA, producing the protein MKTKTVFVCSSCGHEELRWMGVCPDCGEFSTFVEEVRAEEPKKAANARPSRAFTAPAHINDVSAKGEDRSSTGIGELDRVMGGGIVKGSVTLVGGDPGIGKSTLLLQLCGTVGGKHKLLYVSGEESARQLKMRAERLGVNGGEIYILNETDIDSVIEAINSAAPEIVIIDSIQTMYCSAVTSSTGSVSQVRECTMRLTECAKSNEISVFIVGHVNKEGAIAGPKVMEHMVDTVLYFEGERSMSYRILRAVKNRFGSTNEIGVFEMTDRGLAEVENPSAKLLEDRPRGTSGNCVICLVEGSRPILTETQALVTPTGFGNPRRMANGFDYNRLAMLLAVLEKRCGYRFSVNDVYVNAVGGLKIDEPAADLGVCAALVSALKNVAVPETTLIFGEVGLGGEVRGVSGAVKRITEAERLGFTDCVLPAHTARTLPDGFSTKLNLIPVKSVFEACGRLFGD; encoded by the coding sequence TTGAAAACCAAAACCGTATTCGTTTGCTCCTCTTGCGGACACGAGGAGCTGCGCTGGATGGGCGTCTGCCCCGACTGCGGCGAGTTCAGCACCTTCGTAGAGGAGGTGCGCGCCGAGGAGCCGAAGAAGGCCGCTAACGCCAGGCCTTCGCGCGCCTTCACCGCGCCGGCGCATATAAACGACGTTTCCGCGAAGGGCGAGGACCGCTCCTCCACCGGTATAGGCGAGCTCGACCGCGTTATGGGCGGCGGCATCGTCAAGGGCTCCGTCACGCTCGTCGGCGGCGATCCCGGCATAGGCAAGTCCACCCTGCTGCTCCAGCTCTGCGGAACGGTCGGCGGAAAGCACAAGCTGCTTTACGTCTCCGGCGAGGAATCCGCAAGACAGCTGAAGATGCGCGCCGAGCGTCTCGGAGTGAACGGCGGCGAGATATACATTCTCAACGAAACCGATATAGATTCCGTCATCGAGGCGATAAACTCCGCCGCGCCCGAGATAGTTATAATAGATTCGATACAGACTATGTACTGCTCCGCGGTGACCTCCTCGACGGGCAGCGTTTCGCAGGTGCGCGAATGCACCATGCGGCTGACCGAATGCGCGAAGTCGAACGAAATAAGCGTATTCATCGTAGGCCACGTCAACAAGGAGGGCGCGATCGCCGGCCCGAAGGTGATGGAGCATATGGTAGACACCGTGCTCTACTTCGAAGGCGAGCGCAGCATGAGCTACCGCATACTCCGCGCGGTGAAAAACCGCTTCGGCTCGACCAACGAGATCGGCGTTTTCGAAATGACCGACCGCGGACTCGCCGAGGTGGAGAACCCCTCCGCGAAGCTGCTGGAGGACAGGCCCCGCGGCACGAGCGGCAACTGCGTCATCTGCCTCGTTGAAGGCAGCCGCCCGATACTCACCGAAACGCAGGCGCTCGTAACCCCGACCGGCTTCGGCAATCCGCGCAGAATGGCCAACGGCTTCGACTACAACCGCCTCGCGATGCTGCTCGCGGTGCTTGAAAAGCGCTGCGGCTACCGCTTCTCTGTCAACGACGTCTACGTCAACGCCGTCGGCGGACTGAAGATCGACGAGCCCGCCGCCGATTTAGGCGTCTGCGCCGCGCTCGTTTCCGCGCTGAAGAACGTCGCCGTCCCCGAAACGACGCTCATCTTCGGCGAAGTCGGGCTCGGCGGCGAAGTACGCGGCGTCAGCGGCGCCGTCAAGCGCATCACCGAGGCCGAACGCCTCGGCTTCACCGACTGCGTGCTGCCGGCGCACACCGCGCGCACCCTCCCCGACGGCTTCTCCACGAAGCTTAACCTCATCCCCGTCAAATCCGTTTTCGAGGCGTGCGGACGGCTTTTCGGCGACTGA